A part of Maniola hyperantus chromosome 14, iAphHyp1.2, whole genome shotgun sequence genomic DNA contains:
- the LOC117988434 gene encoding mitochondrial cardiolipin hydrolase-like, with amino-acid sequence MDWKSAKFLLASTATVVVASQVVKKICNYFFNSKKSCQSEDACDEVSCDMMNIRNREINDVILFSDDVIQHTIKVPPNKDFTISESRELNCFKLIKYIKSARETLDVCMYLITSAEIAEQLIRLGQRHVLIRIVVDSDMAFTAPSQIKKLKEYSFIQVQTNKKSILMHHKFCIIDGPKAVKRKQILKTYAEKLNIHAQLTKHNSHQKNMKPCKGFVMSGSLNWSTQAMVSNHESVIVTSHPNIVSKFEKEFDRLWVEDEPAILSTL; translated from the exons ATGGATTGGAAAAGTGCAAAGTTTCTTTTAGCATCCACAGCTACGGTTGTTGTTGCTTCCCAAgtggtaaaaaaaatatgtaattactTTTTCAACTCTAAAAAAAGTTGTCAATCTGAAGATGCATGTGATGAAGTTAGTTGTGATATGATGAACATTAGAAATCGTGAAATAAATGACGTGATATTGTTTTCTGATGATGTAATCCAGCACACAATAAAAGTACCACCAAATAAAGACTTTACAATAAGTGAGAGCAGAGAATTGAACTGCTTCAAATTGATAAAGTATATCAAATCAGCACGTGAAACTTTAGACGTCTGTATGTATCTTATAACCAGTGCTGAAATTGCTGAACAATTGATAAGGTTGGGACAAAGGCACGTGTTAATACGAATCGTTGTTGATAGTGACATGGCTTTTACTGCACCATCTCAAATTAAGAAGCTAAAGGAGTACA GTTTCATTCAAGTGCAGACGAACAAGAAATCTATCCTGATGCATCATAAATTCTGCATAATAGATGGTCCAAAAGCTGTCAAGCGGAAACAGATATTAAAAACCTATGCGGAGAAATTAAACATTCATGCACAATTAACAAAACATAATTCGCACCAAAAAAATATGAAACCTTGTAAGGGTTTTGTCATGTCTGGATCATTAAACTGGTCTACCCAGGCCATGGTTTCAAACCACGAGAGCGTTATTGTAACATCCCATCCCAACATCGTCAGTAAATTTGAAAAAGAGTTTGATAGGTTATGGGTTGAAGATGAACCA GCTATTCTTTCAACGCTTTGA